A region of Vanessa cardui chromosome 1, ilVanCard2.1, whole genome shotgun sequence DNA encodes the following proteins:
- the LOC124530615 gene encoding uncharacterized protein LOC124530615, producing the protein MFSPRLFAFLALVALAAAYPASDEPIPRPITTILETDFEDPSPWFRFPAFGNIFAPLTKLFSSFADIGPRIEADDDKFRVTVNVKDYKKEDLKVKVKNDFIFVQGAHEAKQDEHDLFASQFFHTYSLPENASASDVTAKLTSDGFLVVDAPLNGNDEKSKDKAVEREVPIVESGEPLQKEDKVEKVDNAVPAVAPVEIDEAPKVTTELPTTSVDDDERKEPTTPSDREEVTVLDNSIPSNEANEVNGANEIQP; encoded by the coding sequence ATGTTCTCGCCGCGATTGTTTGCATTTCTCGCGCTGGTGGCATTAGCCGCCGCGTATCCCGCAAGTGATGAACCTATTCCAAGGCCGATAACAACGATACTGGAAACTGATTTCGAAGACCCATCACCATGGTTTAGATTCCCGGCTTTCGGCAACATATTCGCACCACTTACAAAACTGTTCTCGAGTTTCGCGGATATCGGGCCGAGGATCGAAGCCGACGACGATAAATTCCGAGTCACCGTCAACGTCAAGGACTACAAAAAGGAGGACTTAAAAGTTAAGGTTAAGAACGACTTCATTTTCGTTCAAGGCGCACATGAGGCGAAACAAGACGAACACGACCTGTTTGCCAGCCAGTTCTTCCACACCTACAGCCTCCCAGAAAACGCGAGCGCATCAGATGTCACCGCCAAGCTGACTAGTGACGGATTTTTGGTCGTGGACGCGCCTTTAAATGGAAACGATGAAAAGAGCAAGGATAAAGCTGTTGAAAGGGAAGTACCAATCGTTGAAAGCGGTGAACCTCTGCAAAAAGAGGACAAAGTTGAAAAGGTTGACAACGCCGTTCCAGCGGTTGCTCCCGTCGAAATCGATGAAGCCCCGAAGGTAACCACGGAACTGCCTACAACGTCAGTCGACGACGACGAAAGGAAAGAGCCGACAACCCCATCAGACCGTGAAGAAGTTACCGTTCTGGACAACAGTATCCCAAGCAATGAAGCGAATGAGGTCAACGGTGCAAACGAGATCCAGCCATAA